Proteins encoded together in one Lutra lutra chromosome 4, mLutLut1.2, whole genome shotgun sequence window:
- the LOC125099001 gene encoding uncharacterized protein LOC125099001 isoform X2, with product MPRGFFLLLSGFVMVCSQVRCVWGSWRLLIWFFPPAAFKTEVLHLKIPGMIGIKKDPLARKMRIRLSVLPGLKQCHHGLPRVVLTFTFSPTDVTALRNSSICRGAREWARESPEGGGVRAPELRALREPQTRSPRAGPQRSFGSSPGVCRTRAGGSGDSPVSPGFRSPQPSGWVRRSPGPVH from the exons ATGCCAAGAGGATTTTTCCTGCTGCTTTCCGGCTTCGTTATGGTGTGCTCCCAAGTCCGGTGCGTTTGGGGTAGTTGGAGGCTGTTGATTTGGTTTTTTCCTCCTGCCGCCTTTAAAACAGAggtccttcatttaaaaattcctggTATGATAGGGATCAAGAAGG ATCCTCTTGCTCGAAAGATGCGCATTCGTCTGTCGGTCCTTCCGGGCCTGAAACAATGTCACCACGGACTCCCAAGAGTAGTTTTAACTTTCACCTTCTCCCCTACTGACGTCACGGCCTTGAGGAACAGTTCGATCTGCAGAGGAG CGAGGGAGTGGGCCAGGGAGTCACCCGAAGGCGGGGGAGTGAGGGCACCCGAGCTGAGAGCCCTGCGGGAGCCCCAGACGCGAAGCCCCCGCGCCGGGCCGCAGCGCTCCTTTGGATCAAGCCCGGGAGTCTGCAGGACGCGTGCGGGAGGGAGCGGCGACAGCCCAGTGTCGCCAGGCTTCCGGTCTCCACAGCCTTCTGGTTGGGTGCGTCGGAGCCCGGGACCAGTGCACTGA
- the LOC125099001 gene encoding uncharacterized protein LOC125099001 isoform X3 yields the protein MPRGFFLLLSGFVMVCSQVRCVWGSWRLLIWFFPPAAFKTEVLHLKIPGMIGIKKDPLARKMRIRLSVLPGLKQCHHGLPRVVLTFTFSPTDVTALRNSSICRGGNATRWSLRMSLGESKGSALPASAWSERGSGPGSHPKAGE from the exons ATGCCAAGAGGATTTTTCCTGCTGCTTTCCGGCTTCGTTATGGTGTGCTCCCAAGTCCGGTGCGTTTGGGGTAGTTGGAGGCTGTTGATTTGGTTTTTTCCTCCTGCCGCCTTTAAAACAGAggtccttcatttaaaaattcctggTATGATAGGGATCAAGAAGG ATCCTCTTGCTCGAAAGATGCGCATTCGTCTGTCGGTCCTTCCGGGCCTGAAACAATGTCACCACGGACTCCCAAGAGTAGTTTTAACTTTCACCTTCTCCCCTACTGACGTCACGGCCTTGAGGAACAGTTCGATCTGCAGAGGAG GAAATGCCACTCGCTGGAGCCTGAGAATGAGTTTGGGAGAGAGCAAGGGGTCAGCTCTGCCGGCTTCCGCGTGGAGTGAG CGAGGGAGTGGGCCAGGGAGTCACCCGAAGGCGGGGGAGTGA
- the LOC125099001 gene encoding uncharacterized protein LOC125099001 isoform X1, producing MPRGFFLLLSGFVMVCSQVRCVWGSWRLLIWFFPPAAFKTEVLHLKIPGMIGIKKDPLARKMRIRLSVLPGLKQCHHGLPRVVLTFTFSPTDVTALRNSSICRGGNATRWSLRMSLGESKGSALPASAWSETHEHACGYTQVCTHTDHDNIFLRINSGATLIKTLSRVHLWVDREAQPGLLSPPPSPLKWPFLRGQSHGSGLDQGQGPRHSSAARKNLCHPGA from the exons ATGCCAAGAGGATTTTTCCTGCTGCTTTCCGGCTTCGTTATGGTGTGCTCCCAAGTCCGGTGCGTTTGGGGTAGTTGGAGGCTGTTGATTTGGTTTTTTCCTCCTGCCGCCTTTAAAACAGAggtccttcatttaaaaattcctggTATGATAGGGATCAAGAAGG ATCCTCTTGCTCGAAAGATGCGCATTCGTCTGTCGGTCCTTCCGGGCCTGAAACAATGTCACCACGGACTCCCAAGAGTAGTTTTAACTTTCACCTTCTCCCCTACTGACGTCACGGCCTTGAGGAACAGTTCGATCTGCAGAGGAG GAAATGCCACTCGCTGGAGCCTGAGAATGAGTTTGGGAGAGAGCAAGGGGTCAGCTCTGCCGGCTTCCGCGTGGAGTGAG ACGCACGAGCACGCGTGTGGATACACTCAAGTCTGTACACACACAGACCACGACAACATTTTCCTCCGGATCAACTCTGGAGCCACGTTAATTAAGACTCTCAGCCGCGTGCACCTCTGGGTGGACAGAGAAGCGCAGCCTGGTTTGCTGTCCCCGCCCCCAAGCCCGCTAAAATGGCCTTTTTTACGGGGTCAAAGTCACGGATCCGGCCTAGACCAGGGCCAGGGACCCAGGCACAGTTCTGCAGCCAGGAAGAACCTCTGCCATCCTGGCGCTTGA
- the DMRTA2 gene encoding doublesex- and mab-3-related transcription factor A2 gives MELRSELPSVPGAATAAATATGPPVASVASVAAAAAAAASLPVSVAGGLLRAPPLLLRAAEKYPRTPKCARCRNHGVVSALKGHKRYCRWKDCLCAKCTLIAERQRVMAAQVALRRQQAQEENEARELQLLYGTAEGLALAAANGIIPPRPAYEVFGSVCAADGGGPGAGAPAGTGGGAAGAGSSEAKLQKFDLFPKTLLQTGRPGSPQPPPGKPLSPDGADSGPGTSSPEVRPGSGSENGDGESFSGSPLARASKEAGGSCPGSAGPGGGGEEDSPGSASPLGSESGSEADKEEAEAAPAPGLGGGPGPRQRTPLDILTRVFPGHRRGVLELVLQGCGGDVVQAIEQVLNHHRGGLAAGLGPAVLPDKAAVGAVAAADDAWPGRVDAAAAGGPGLPAPLQAGPAAPPHHRPLLAGAMAPGALGSLSSRSAFSPLQPNASHFGAEAGAYPLGAPLGLSPLRLAYSAAAAHSRGLAFMAPYSTAGLVPTLGFRPPMDYAFSDLMRDRSAAAAAVHKEPTYGGGLYGPMVNGAPEKQ, from the exons ATGGAGCTACGCTCCGAGCTACCTAGCGTGCCCGGCGCAGCGACGGCGGCGGCGACAGCGACGGGGCCGCCCGTGGCATCTGTGGCgtcggtggcggcggcggcggcagcggccgCGTCGCTACCGGTGAGCGTGGCGGGCGGCTTGCTGAGAGCGCCGCCGCTGTTGTTGCGGGCTGCGGAGAAGTACCCGCGGACCCCCAAGTGCGCGCGCTGCCGCAACCACGGCGTGGTGTCAGCGCTCAAGGGCCACAAACGCTATTGCCGCTGGAAGGACTGCCTGTGCGCCAAGTGCACGCTCATCGCCGAGCGCCAGCGCGTCATGGCGGCGCAGGTGGCGCTGCGCAGGCAACAGGCGCAGGAGGAGAACGAAGCGCGCGAGCTACAGCTGCTCTATGGCACTGCCGAGGGCCTGGCGCTCGCGGCCGCCAACGGCATTATCCCGCCGCGACCTGCCTACGAGGTCTTCGGCTCCGTGTGCGCCGCCGACGGCGGGGGGCCGGGAGCGGGAGCGCCCGCGGGGACCGGAGGCGGCGCAGCGGGCGCGGGGAGCTCAG aGGCCAAGTTACAGAAGTTTGACCTGTTCCCCAAGACACTGCTTCAGACCGGTCGCCCCGGCAGCCCGCAGCCGCCACCCGGGAAGCCCTTATCACCCGACGGCGCGGACTCGGGTCCTGGGACATCTTCTCCGGAGGTGCGGCCGGGCTCGGGCTCGGAGAACGGCGACGGCGAGTCCTTCTCGGGGTCGCCCCTGGCCCGGGCCTccaaggaggcaggtgggagcTGCCCGGGCAGTGCAGGCCCGGGAGGCGGCGGTGAGGAGGACAGCCCGGGTTCTGCTAGCCCACTGGGCTCCGAATCCGGTTCCGAGGCCGACAAAGAAGAGGCAGAGGCCGCTCCCGCTCCAGGGCTGGGCGGGGGCCCGGGTCCACGGCAGCGGACGCCGCTGGATATCTTGACGCGCGTCTTCCCGGGCCACCGGCGAGGCGTCCTGGAGCTGGTGTTGCAGGGTTGCGGCGGCGACGTGGTGCAGGCCATCGAGCAGGTGCTGAACCACCACCGCGGGGGCTTGGCGGCCGGCCTCGGTCCCGCCGTGCTCCCCGATAAGGCCGCAGTGGGTGCAGTAGCAGCTGCGGACGACGCGTGGCCGGGCCGCGTCGACGCCGCGGCAGCTGGGGGACCGGGGCTGCCCGCGCCGCTTCAGGCAGGCCCCGCCGCTCCTCCACACCACAGACCTTTGCTGGCCGGCGCCATGGCGCCTGGGGCGCTGGGCTCGCTGAGCAGCCGCTCCGCATTCTCACCACTGCAGCCCAACGCCAGTCACTTCGGCGCCGAAGCGGGCGCCTACCCGCTGGGCGCGCCGCTGGGCCTCAGCCCCCTGCGCCTGGCCTATTCCGCGGCAGCGGCGCACAGCCGTGGCCTGGCCTTCATGGCTCCCTACTCGACCGCTGGCCTGGTCCCCACACTCGGCTTCCGCCCGCCCATGGACTACGCCTTCAGCGACCTCATGCGCGACCGCTCGGCCGCCGCGGCTGCGGTGCACAAGGAGCCCACCTACGGAGGCGGTCTGTACGGGCCTATGGTCAATGGCGCCCCCGAGAAGCAGTAG